Proteins from one Oscillatoria nigro-viridis PCC 7112 genomic window:
- a CDS encoding ABC transporter ATP-binding protein: protein MVVQTATEDLITLEGVSKAYPQPNGQKISILDSINLEIRAGEIVALLGPSGSGKSTLMRMIAGLIPPSNGQVLYHNRPLVGLNPGVAIVFQNFALYPWLTVLENVELGLKAKGELAEPRRQKALRMIDIIGLDGFENAYPKELSGGMRQRVGFARALAVEPELLCMDEPFSALDVLTAENLRFELLDLWLEKKIPTQAVLIVTHGIEEAVILADRVVVLGRNPGRIRAELTVTLPHYRDRKTPEFQALVDQVYKILTNPELSCETVTAPAESVAAVSQPQPPQSAKYQSLPQVRTGAIAGLLELLEDRKEKDLYRLGQELMLEVDDILPIVEAAKLMEFLVIQEGDLLLTPVGIQFIAGGIDQRKQIVRTQILSNTRLVQQISRMLQAKRNHRISEELILDILEAHFSPQEAMRQLKTAIDWGRYAELYSYDEPGGEIFLESEDKAE, encoded by the coding sequence ATGGTAGTTCAAACAGCAACAGAGGACCTCATCACCTTAGAAGGAGTTAGCAAGGCTTACCCGCAGCCCAACGGTCAAAAAATCTCTATTTTAGACTCAATTAATTTGGAGATCCGAGCGGGCGAAATAGTAGCTTTACTCGGTCCATCAGGTTCGGGTAAATCAACATTAATGCGGATGATTGCCGGACTTATCCCGCCCAGCAACGGTCAAGTTCTCTACCACAATCGTCCTTTAGTCGGCTTAAATCCTGGAGTGGCTATTGTATTTCAAAACTTTGCGCTTTATCCCTGGCTGACGGTACTAGAAAATGTAGAATTAGGCTTAAAAGCTAAAGGAGAATTGGCCGAACCGCGCCGGCAAAAAGCCTTGCGGATGATTGACATTATCGGTTTAGACGGATTTGAAAATGCTTACCCGAAAGAACTTTCCGGCGGGATGCGGCAGCGGGTAGGATTTGCTAGAGCTTTGGCGGTAGAACCCGAATTGCTTTGCATGGATGAACCGTTTTCAGCTTTAGACGTGCTGACCGCAGAAAACTTGCGGTTTGAGTTATTAGATTTGTGGCTGGAAAAAAAGATTCCGACTCAAGCTGTGTTAATCGTAACTCACGGGATTGAGGAAGCGGTAATTTTAGCCGATCGCGTTGTAGTCTTGGGTCGCAACCCGGGGCGAATTCGCGCCGAGTTAACGGTGACTTTGCCGCACTACCGCGATCGTAAAACTCCCGAATTTCAAGCTCTTGTAGACCAAGTTTACAAAATTCTCACCAATCCCGAATTGAGCTGCGAAACAGTGACAGCACCTGCTGAAAGTGTCGCTGCTGTGTCTCAACCTCAACCCCCTCAAAGCGCTAAATACCAATCTCTGCCGCAGGTGCGAACCGGTGCGATCGCCGGTTTGTTGGAACTCTTGGAAGATCGCAAGGAAAAAGACCTCTACCGCCTCGGTCAAGAATTAATGTTAGAGGTTGACGACATTTTGCCGATCGTGGAAGCAGCAAAATTAATGGAATTTCTGGTAATTCAAGAAGGTGACCTCCTGTTAACACCAGTTGGCATTCAGTTCATTGCCGGCGGCATTGACCAGCGCAAACAAATTGTTCGCACCCAAATTCTCAGCAATACTCGCCTGGTACAGCAAATTTCTCGAATGCTTCAGGCCAAGCGCAATCACCGCATCTCTGAAGAATTGATTTTGGATATTCTAGAAGCCCACTTTAGCCCCCAAGAAGCAATGCGGCAATTGAAAACAGCTATTGATTGGGGACGTTATGCAGAGTTGTACAGCTACGACGAACCAGGAGGCGAAATTTTCTTAGAATCGGAAGATAAAGCTGAGTAG